Proteins encoded within one genomic window of Thalassophryne amazonica chromosome 23, fThaAma1.1, whole genome shotgun sequence:
- the mfap3l gene encoding microfibrillar-associated protein 3-like has protein sequence MHHQQEKMHGVGGYIFLALMCLDASHAAVAGKHTENGTEADGGFVPAVFTKVSQIIAREGSCALIDCNITGDPPPRVQWFNSHGEHLDTETSGGKWWLLDNGVLNITSIQFADRGKYTCMASNVHGSSNCTVTLRVVFTNGDMGIYYMVVCLVTFTIIMALNVTRLCMMSSHLKKTEKAINEFFRTEGAEKLQKAFEIAKRIPIITSAKTLELAKVTQFKTMEFARYIEELARSIPLPPLIMNCRTFMEEILEVVGVDEMRHTFVRQAPEGRRDPAGRVASIGARDVFTILQERERGRERERSESPAADSDNSSVQDQPQHIAIQVSVHPPLPNGVHCGLDALPQADALSSTPPLTKEKAEAADEQSVDVAVNEPANNNPPCQVFYESHV, from the exons ATGCACCACCAGCAGGAGAAAATGCATGGCGTCGGCGGATACATTTTTCTGGCCCTGATGTGTCTCGACGCCTCTCACGCCGCCGTGGCTGGGAAACACACAGAGAACGGGACGGAGGCAGACGGCGGGTTCGTCCCAGCTGTGTTCACTAAAGTGAGCCAGATAATTGCCCGGGAGGGGAGCTGCGCGCTGATTGACTGCAACATCACCGGAGACCCACCTCCCCGCGTGCAGTGGTTCAACTCCCACGGAGAGCATCTGGACACGGAGACGAGCG GTGGGAAGTGGTGGCTGCTCGACAACGGCGTCCTCAACATCACCAGCATCCAGTTTGCAGACCGCGGCAAGTACACCTGCATGGCGTCCAACGTGCATGGCAGCTCCAACTGCACAGTGACTCTGCGCGTGGTTTTCACAAACGGCGACATGGGCATCTACTACATGGTGGTGTGCCTGGTGACCTTCACCATCATCATGGCACTGAACGTCACGCGCCTCTGCATGATGAGCAGCCACCTGAAGAAGACCGAAAAAGCCATCAACGAGTTCTTCCGCACTGAAGGTGCCGAAAAGCTGCAGAAAGCTTTTGAGATCGCCAAGCGCATCCCCATCATCACCTCAGCCAAGACGCTGGAGCTTGCCAAGGTGACGCAGTTCAAGACCATGGAGTTTGCACGGTACATTGAGGAGCTGGCACGCAGCATCCCGCTGCCGCCGCTCATCATGAATTGCCGTACCTTCATGGAAGAGATCCTGGAGGTGGTGGGGGTGGACGAGATGAGGCACACCTTTGTGCGGCAAGCGCCTGAGGGACGCCGTGACCCCGCAGGCAGGGTCGCCTCCATTGGTGCCCGGGACGTTTTCACCATCCTGCAGGAGAGGGAACGAGGGCGGGAGAGGGAGCGCAGCGAATCCCCGGCGGCTGATTCCGACAACTCCTCTGTTCAGGACCAGCCGCAGCACATCGCCATCCAGGTGTCGGTCCACCCACCGCTCCCCAACGGAGTTCACTGTGGCTTAGATGCTCTGCCCCAGGCTGACGCCCTGTCCTCCACTCCTCCCCTTACCAAGGAGAAGGCCGAGGCAGCGGATGAGCAGAGCGTGGACGTGGCTGTAAACGAGCCAGCCAATAACAATCCTCCCTGCCAGGTGTTTTACGAGAGCCATGTTTGA